The region GGTTGCTGGGCACCGCTTTCGATGCGCCCGGTTATCGGCTGGGGAGTCGCGACGTGGGGATCGGCACTCAGCCGGATTACCCGCGCGACTATGTCGGCCAGTTGCTGGCGCCGTTCCGCGCGCTGCCGCAAGGTGAGGTGCCGGCGTTGCCGGGGGAACTGTTGCGGGCGCGCGTTCGGCGCGGTTAGCGATATGCCTGCAGTTGCAAGCCGTGTAACTGCGCCGCGCCGATCCCGAACATGCGTCGCAAGTTGCGCGACAGATGCGGCAAGTCGGCGAAACCCGCCGCGTGCGCGCTGGCGGTGAGGCTGTCGCCGGCCAGGAAGCGCGCCAAGGCGTGATGCAGGCGTCGCCACAACACCCAGCCGCGCAACGTAATCGCCAGGTCGGATTGGAAGCGGCGGTGCAACTGGCTCGGCGAGAGATGCGCGGCCTCGGCGATGTCGGCGGCGCAGACGCTGTCGGGCAGGCGCGCAACGACCTCGGCGATGGCCGCCTGCAGGCGGCGGTCGAGGGGCTGCGCCCGGCAGAGCTCGGGCAACAGGGGCTGCAGCGCCGACAGCCGGGCCGGCAGCCGCGGCAATCGCTGCAGGATCGCTTTCACATCGGCATGGCCGGGTTCGAGATAGACCGTGCAGCCTTCGCTGGGCGCGGCCAACACCGCATGCGGCTGAAACGAAGGCAGCCACAGGCGCTGGCCCGAGCGTCGTTCGCCGTCAATCTCGACCCGCCACGGCGCGCCTTCGCTGAGCAGCAGTTGATGGGCGTAATGAGCGTGGCGGCCACTGCCGCCGGCCCGGCCCTGCAGCACCGCGACGTGCTCACCGAGCAACAGGGTGCCGGTCCAGGCGGGATCGGTCAGGGAGGCAGGCATGGGGGCTCGGGTTCGGCGCGATGCGTAGACGACGTCAGTCTAGCGTTCCAGGGGACGCTGCATCGTTCGGCCAGGCGTCGAGTCGCGTGGGTGCTGAATCGCTCAGGCCAGCGCCCGACGAATCGCGAAAGCCAGCAACTGTTCGAGTGCGTTCTGCGATCGCTCGCCGGGTTCGACGATCGACACCCAACCGTTCGCGCCATAGGCCGGGTGCGGAATCAGCGTGTCGACGGCGGCGAAGTCGAAGTCGCTGCGACGATCGGCCAGCTCTCTCGGACCGAAACCGAACAACTCCTCGAACTTCGCCTTGCCGACATCGAGGTTGACCCGGTATAGGCCGCGATCGAGTCGTGACTCCTCGTCGAAGCCACGGTAGTCCTTGGTGACGATCGTGACGAACGGCATTTTCTTCGCTTGCCCGTCGGCGCCCACGGCGAAGCAGAAGGTATCGCCCCAGGCCATCTCCGGGCTGCCGTCTTCGCGCGCCGCCACCTGGATCCGGACCGAGCCGTTTGCAGCGAGATACTGCCGAATTTCGTCTTGGGTCATGAGCCTGCCTCAGCGTTCTGCGGGCAGGGATTCTAGCAATCGGGCCTGCGCGGAAGGCCGCCATTCGGCTCAGTCCATGGCGAGCTCGGGAATGCTCCTCATCTCGGTTCGTGCGGGCGGCCTGTCGGATAATCCATTCGAACCAGAACCGGGCAGTGGCCTGCCCGGCCCAGATGCCCGGCGTCCCAGCGAGAGCATTCTCATGCGAATCGACAACCTGTTTGCGAATGCCGCGGCGCCTGCGCAAGGCGAGCGCTTCGAAGCATTGCTTAGC is a window of Lysobacter antibioticus DNA encoding:
- a CDS encoding DUF6194 family protein, producing MTQDEIRQYLAANGSVRIQVAAREDGSPEMAWGDTFCFAVGADGQAKKMPFVTIVTKDYRGFDEESRLDRGLYRVNLDVGKAKFEELFGFGPRELADRRSDFDFAAVDTLIPHPAYGANGWVSIVEPGERSQNALEQLLAFAIRRALA
- a CDS encoding helix-turn-helix transcriptional regulator, whose amino-acid sequence is MPASLTDPAWTGTLLLGEHVAVLQGRAGGSGRHAHYAHQLLLSEGAPWRVEIDGERRSGQRLWLPSFQPHAVLAAPSEGCTVYLEPGHADVKAILQRLPRLPARLSALQPLLPELCRAQPLDRRLQAAIAEVVARLPDSVCAADIAEAAHLSPSQLHRRFQSDLAITLRGWVLWRRLHHALARFLAGDSLTASAHAAGFADLPHLSRNLRRMFGIGAAQLHGLQLQAYR